The Paenibacillus pabuli DNA segment ACCCTCACCGATCATGGCGAGAGGTCCTTGTCTATTTGTCAAACCAGTAGAGTATAGTGCTATTAGATCAGATCTCAGGCTTCGTTGGTATGCAGTGTGAATTATGTCCGTTCTCCTTTACATTGCAGTCAATGGGATTGAAACGACAGTTGCTGGAATTACTCATAAAGCTGGATTAACCCGTTTAATAATCACATGCGTTCTAATTTTTGTATGACCACACCAGCGCTCATTATACTAACCTTCCCGTTTGATAAACAAAAGCAGCCGATCACAATGATCTGCTGCTTTCTTCGTATTATTGAACTATAGTACCCGTACTGGATGTTTGGAGATGGTTCTAAGGAGATGGGCGATGAATTAGCAAAGCTTGTTGTTGACGGCATAAAAACAGCAACATGTGCTGCATATTATGTATATGAGTTTGAAAACGAGGAGCCACCTAAACAAGAATACGATATTGTATTAGACGGCAGCAATCAACCTGCAGCCATTATTCAATACACCAACGTAGAACTACTCAAAATGAATGAAGTGTCTGCTGACTTTGCGAAAAATGAAGGTGAAGGCGATTTGAGTTATACATATTGGTATGAAGAGCACGTCAAATTTTTTACGTGGGAGCTTGGTTTATACAATCTTACTTTTAGTGATGATTTAATGTTAGTATGTCAAACTTTTCGAGTCGTTGCCGCAGGAACTTCTAAATTCAGGTTTTCTTTTTGAGCATACAACTGCCAATATTGTTCAATTATGTTTGTTGTCATGATGTTCTCTCCTTCCAGATCAATTTGATATATGGGTAATTACAGCATTTAATTCAACTTGAGAAGCTTGAGTTTAGAAAGGTATATTTCACCTTCTTTATTCATGAGTGCTTTAAAAGAACTCATCAACTCTCACGTTTCGCTATAGTTTCCCGTTAATTTAGTGAATTATTACATAAGCCTGCCTCCACAAGCTTCTCATCCAGTCTTGCCTTTTGGCGCAAATGATGCCTGCTGTGCATGCCAATCATCTCAAACCATTCACGCGCGTTAAGCCAGCCAAACCAGCCATGACGCACCTTGCAAACCTGATTCGTTCCGCGAACGTGTACCTCCCAGTATCTCATTTTTTTTAACACCTGCTCCAGACCGGCTATGATCTCTTCCTTACTATTGGGGTTACGGGTCCTGTTGACTGGTTCCTCAAGTTTCACACGGACATCGGGCCACACTTTTTCGATAAACGCCTTCGTTCCGTCTTCAGTCTTGCCTCCATGTT contains these protein-coding regions:
- a CDS encoding ASCH domain-containing protein — protein: MFGDGSKEMGDELAKLVVDGIKTATCAAYYVYEFENEEPPKQEYDIVLDGSNQPAAIIQYTNVELLKMNEVSADFAKNEGEGDLSYTYWYEEHVKFFTWELGLYNLTFSDDLMLVCQTFRVVAAGTSKFRFSF
- a CDS encoding DinB family protein, with the protein product MLKNDSLAIIEQYKRSLAGYTIDQLRYKSQEDVWSIGQMYIHVIDVAEEYIDHIQTCTMATQEKHGGKTEDGTKAFIEKVWPDVRVKLEEPVNRTRNPNSKEEIIAGLEQVLKKMRYWEVHVRGTNQVCKVRHGWFGWLNAREWFEMIGMHSRHHLRQKARLDEKLVEAGLCNNSLN